A stretch of Microbacterium sp. 4R-513 DNA encodes these proteins:
- a CDS encoding histidinol-phosphate transaminase: MSSSLDQLPLRDDLRGLTPYGAPQAPLPVALNVNENTHPVPQEVADDILDAVAHALRDVNRYPDREFTDLRDGFADYLGHGLTREQIWAANGSNEVLQHVLQAFAGPGRTAFGFAPTYSMYPLLTRATGATWIAGDRGHDFVVDAESAASQVADASPDVVFLCAPNNPTGTPMGLDVIEAVYEATDGVVIVDEAYFEFAPRDERSALTLLPGRERLVVSRTMSKAFAFAGARVGYLAADPSFIDALRLVRLPYHLSALTQAAATAALRHAPVMLRMVDEIVAQRDRMSATLDALGYEPHESWTNFVLFGGVDDPARTWQELYDRGILIRDVGIPHHLRVTAGTEAETTAFLDALASIDSNA; encoded by the coding sequence GTGAGCAGCAGTCTCGACCAGCTTCCCCTCCGCGACGACCTGCGCGGCCTGACGCCCTACGGAGCGCCCCAGGCACCCCTTCCGGTGGCGCTCAACGTCAACGAGAACACGCATCCCGTTCCCCAGGAGGTGGCGGACGACATCCTGGATGCCGTCGCCCACGCCCTTCGCGACGTCAACCGGTACCCCGACCGCGAGTTCACCGATCTGCGCGACGGCTTCGCCGACTACCTCGGTCATGGGCTCACGCGCGAGCAGATCTGGGCGGCCAACGGCTCCAACGAGGTGCTGCAGCACGTGCTCCAGGCCTTCGCCGGTCCCGGCCGCACGGCCTTCGGGTTCGCCCCCACCTATTCCATGTACCCGCTCCTGACACGCGCGACCGGCGCGACGTGGATAGCCGGTGACCGTGGACACGACTTCGTCGTCGACGCCGAGAGCGCGGCATCCCAGGTCGCAGATGCCTCGCCGGACGTCGTGTTCCTGTGCGCGCCCAACAACCCGACCGGCACCCCGATGGGGCTCGACGTGATCGAGGCCGTCTACGAAGCGACCGACGGCGTCGTCATCGTCGATGAGGCGTACTTCGAGTTCGCGCCCCGCGATGAGCGCTCCGCCCTGACACTCCTCCCGGGGCGGGAGCGCCTCGTCGTCTCGCGGACCATGAGCAAGGCCTTCGCCTTCGCGGGCGCCCGCGTGGGGTACCTCGCCGCGGATCCGTCCTTCATCGACGCGCTCCGGCTCGTGCGGCTGCCGTATCACCTCAGCGCCCTCACGCAGGCGGCCGCGACGGCCGCGCTCCGGCACGCGCCGGTCATGCTGCGGATGGTCGACGAGATCGTGGCGCAGCGCGACCGGATGTCGGCGACGCTCGACGCCCTCGGCTACGAGCCGCACGAGTCCTGGACCAACTTCGTCCTCTTCGGCGGCGTGGACGACCCGGCGCGGACGTGGCAGGAGCTGTACGACCGCGGCATCCTCATCCGCGACGTCGGCATCCCGCACCACCTGCGGGTCACCGCCGGCACCGAGGCCGAGACGACCGCATTCCTCGACGCACTGGCCTCGATAGACTCGAACGCATGA
- a CDS encoding LysM peptidoglycan-binding domain-containing protein — MTAISITSPALTAPGAAPTRLRLTVRGRRVLALLAALPALVALAVAVFLGGSSALAAREGGAPAGTFETVTVTAGDSLWSIAQEVAPGADPRDVVDAIVRLNALDGVAVSSGQRLAIPAEYSAGS, encoded by the coding sequence ATGACCGCGATCAGCATCACGAGCCCCGCTCTGACGGCACCCGGCGCCGCGCCGACGCGCCTGCGCCTCACGGTGCGAGGTCGCCGCGTCCTCGCCCTCCTGGCCGCGCTGCCGGCGCTCGTCGCCCTCGCTGTCGCGGTCTTCCTCGGCGGTTCGTCGGCCCTCGCCGCCCGAGAGGGCGGCGCCCCGGCGGGCACCTTCGAGACGGTCACCGTCACAGCGGGCGACTCGCTGTGGTCGATCGCCCAGGAGGTCGCGCCGGGGGCAGACCCGCGCGACGTCGTCGACGCGATCGTCCGCCTCAACGCGCTCGACGGCGTGGCGGTGTCGTCCGGTCAGCGCCTGGCCATCCCGGCGGAGTACTCCGCCGGCTCCTGA
- the lexA gene encoding transcriptional repressor LexA, which translates to MSDASGRDRPQTRRRKSLSDKQLAILEVIQRSIARHGYPPSMREIGDAVGLKSLSSVTHQLNQLELSGYLRRDAGKTRAMEVLIDLPGAAAENPADTAPAVGDAALVPLVGRIAAGVPITADQQIEEIFPLPRQLVGKGDLFMLKIVGESMIDAAICHGDWVVVRSQATADNGDIVAAMLDGEATVKAFRQRDGHTWLLPRNSAFEPILGDEAVVLGKVVAVLRAV; encoded by the coding sequence ATGAGCGATGCGAGCGGCCGCGACAGGCCTCAGACCCGGCGACGGAAGAGCCTGAGCGACAAGCAGCTGGCGATCCTCGAGGTCATCCAGCGCTCGATCGCCCGGCACGGCTACCCGCCGAGCATGCGCGAGATCGGCGACGCCGTGGGGCTCAAGTCGCTCTCGAGCGTCACACACCAGCTCAACCAGCTGGAGCTGAGCGGCTACCTTCGTCGCGACGCGGGCAAGACGCGCGCGATGGAGGTGCTGATCGACCTCCCGGGCGCCGCCGCCGAGAACCCCGCCGACACCGCGCCCGCCGTGGGCGACGCCGCCCTCGTGCCGCTCGTCGGCCGCATTGCGGCCGGCGTGCCGATCACGGCGGACCAGCAGATCGAGGAGATCTTCCCGCTCCCCCGCCAGCTCGTCGGCAAGGGCGACCTCTTCATGCTCAAGATCGTCGGGGAGTCGATGATCGACGCCGCGATCTGCCACGGCGACTGGGTCGTCGTGCGCTCGCAGGCGACCGCCGACAACGGCGACATCGTCGCGGCCATGCTCGACGGCGAGGCGACCGTGAAGGCGTTCCGCCAGCGGGACGGCCACACCTGGCTGCTCCCCCGCAACTCGGCGTTCGAGCCGATCCTCGGCGACGAGGCCGTCGTCCTCGGCAAGGTCGTGGCGGTCCTGCGCGCCGTCTGA